In Paenibacillus phoenicis, one genomic interval encodes:
- a CDS encoding ABC transporter ATP-binding protein, translating into MLALDVRHIHKKFPAFELKDVSFQLEKGYIMGFIGVNGAGKTTTIKSILNMTRIDSGEVYILGKNMAEHELELKQEIGFAFGSIDFYTRSKIKTLTDTIKRFYENWDDQIYSSYMKRFNLDENRKIAELSTGMKVKYSLTLALSHGAKLLILDEPTSGLDPASRDDLLDLFQELIADGEVSILFSTHITSDLEKCADYITFISNGQIVLSGEKDEFKESYLLVNGSEGQLAQVKDRMISYKTNSFGFTGLIHADDFDPTSGIRAATPSLEDIMIYYARKGGQNHD; encoded by the coding sequence ATGCTGGCATTAGATGTTCGACATATTCATAAGAAATTCCCCGCCTTTGAGCTGAAGGATGTTTCTTTCCAGTTGGAGAAGGGATACATCATGGGCTTTATCGGAGTTAACGGTGCAGGGAAAACGACGACGATCAAGTCGATTTTAAATATGACTCGGATCGACAGCGGTGAGGTTTACATTCTGGGCAAGAACATGGCGGAACATGAGCTGGAATTAAAGCAGGAGATAGGATTTGCTTTCGGGAGCATTGATTTTTACACGCGCAGTAAGATTAAGACGTTGACGGATACCATTAAGAGGTTTTATGAAAATTGGGACGATCAAATCTACTCCTCCTACATGAAGAGATTTAACTTGGATGAGAATAGAAAGATCGCCGAACTGTCAACGGGCATGAAGGTCAAATACAGCCTGACGCTTGCTTTGTCCCATGGGGCCAAGCTGCTGATCCTCGACGAGCCGACCAGCGGGCTGGATCCGGCTTCACGGGATGACCTGCTGGATCTTTTTCAGGAGCTGATTGCTGATGGCGAGGTGAGCATTCTGTTCTCCACCCATATTACCTCCGACTTGGAGAAGTGCGCAGATTATATTACCTTTATCTCAAACGGGCAAATTGTGCTGAGCGGGGAGAAGGATGAATTCAAAGAATCCTATCTCCTCGTGAACGGTTCCGAGGGCCAGCTTGCACAGGTGAAGGACCGGATGATTTCCTACAAAACGAACTCGTTTGGCTTTACGGGCTTGATCCATGCGGATGACTTTGACCCGACTTCGGGAATCCGAGCCGCCACGCCAAGCTTAGAGGATATTATGATTTACTATGCGAGAAAAGGGGGGCAGAACCATGATTAA
- a CDS encoding manganese catalase family protein: MFKRVNRLAIELPRPKAPDPNGASVVQELLGGRFGEMSTLNNYLFQSFNFRGKSKLKPFYDLVASITAEEFGHVELVSNTINLMLEGTTRPGDPDSTPLGNTKDLRFSPHYIESAQTSLPYDSMGRPWNGSYVVSSGNLIFDLLHNYFLECGARTHKARVYEMTDHPTARAMIGYLLVRGGVHVLAYAKALEIATGVDVTKMLPIPKIENRKFDATRPWEAAGEHRRLYTFSDHDYHGIAQIWRGQHPTDGGRLEAFAGLPGYSGEIPELEPIQEEFAPGISPEDLVEIAKRLQRAAGL; the protein is encoded by the coding sequence ATGTTTAAACGCGTAAACCGATTGGCCATTGAATTGCCCAGACCGAAAGCCCCGGATCCGAATGGCGCCAGCGTCGTTCAGGAACTGTTAGGCGGACGGTTTGGTGAAATGTCGACGCTAAATAACTATTTGTTTCAGTCCTTTAATTTCCGGGGAAAAAGCAAGCTCAAGCCGTTTTACGACCTCGTCGCGAGTATTACGGCAGAGGAGTTTGGTCACGTTGAGCTGGTGTCGAATACGATCAATTTAATGCTGGAAGGTACGACTCGTCCCGGGGATCCGGATTCCACTCCGTTAGGGAATACGAAGGATCTTCGTTTCTCCCCTCACTATATTGAATCCGCTCAGACCTCTCTGCCGTATGACTCAATGGGGCGTCCTTGGAACGGATCGTACGTCGTTAGCAGCGGCAACTTGATCTTCGACTTGCTGCATAACTATTTCCTGGAGTGTGGTGCACGGACGCATAAGGCCCGCGTCTATGAAATGACCGATCATCCGACGGCCAGAGCAATGATCGGTTATCTTCTTGTGCGCGGCGGCGTGCACGTGTTGGCGTATGCGAAGGCGCTTGAGATCGCAACCGGAGTGGATGTCACCAAAATGCTGCCCATCCCGAAAATTGAAAATCGGAAGTTTGATGCGACCCGTCCTTGGGAAGCCGCTGGTGAGCATCGCAGATTGTATACGTTCAGCGATCATGACTATCACGGCATCGCCCAAATTTGGCGCGGCCAGCATCCGACGGACGGCGGCAGGCTGGAAGCATTTGCCGGACTGCCGGGGTACAGCGGCGAAATTCCAGAACTGGAGCCGATTCAGGAGGAATTCGCCCCCGGCATATCGCCAGAGGATTTGGTGGAAATCGCGAAACGGCTGCAACGCGCCGCTGGGCTCTGA
- a CDS encoding OsmC family protein, whose amino-acid sequence MKVMTTWNGKRLFTSVGDSGYPVRMDATPKYGGDGTGATPMELLLAGLAGCIGIDITMILNSFLEKITSLEIEADGTRKEQNPSGFTAIELIFRVEGDIPDYQIWKAIQMGKEKYCAVSDSLKADISYRLILNGQEVFQP is encoded by the coding sequence ATGAAGGTTATGACAACCTGGAATGGAAAACGTTTGTTTACATCAGTCGGGGATTCCGGTTATCCGGTAAGAATGGACGCTACGCCAAAATACGGCGGCGACGGCACAGGTGCAACACCCATGGAGCTTTTGCTGGCCGGACTGGCCGGATGTATCGGCATTGACATCACCATGATTCTGAATTCATTCCTTGAGAAGATCACTTCACTAGAGATCGAAGCGGACGGTACCCGGAAAGAGCAGAATCCGTCCGGCTTTACCGCCATTGAGCTGATCTTCCGCGTTGAAGGAGACATTCCAGATTATCAAATTTGGAAAGCTATTCAAATGGGCAAAGAGAAATATTGTGCTGTATCGGACTCGCTGAAGGCCGACATCAGCTACAGACTGATTCTCAACGGTCAAGAGGTTTTCCAGCCATAA
- a CDS encoding amino acid ABC transporter ATP-binding protein, with amino-acid sequence MIQTTGLSKSFNGAEVLKSIDLHVAPKEIVVLLGPSGSGKSTLLRCLNGLEELDGGSLEVNGVRVDASMPSKKKQAAFREIRRHTGMVFQQFNLYPHKTALGNVIESLLSVKKMKKEEAVQIGERLLDRVGLLAKKDEYPSRLSGGQQQRVAIARALAMEPAIMLFDEPTSALDPELVGEVLEVMRQLARDGMTMVIVTHEMKFARQVANRIVFMDGGVIVESQEPEVFFQNTESERARKFINQLQEH; translated from the coding sequence ATGATTCAAACGACAGGATTGTCCAAGTCTTTTAACGGAGCAGAGGTGTTGAAAAGCATTGATCTGCATGTAGCTCCCAAAGAAATCGTTGTGCTGCTCGGACCAAGTGGTTCCGGCAAAAGCACCCTGCTGAGATGTCTGAACGGCCTTGAGGAGCTGGACGGCGGATCGCTTGAGGTGAATGGTGTTCGAGTGGACGCATCCATGCCGTCTAAGAAGAAACAGGCCGCCTTCCGTGAAATTCGTCGTCATACGGGAATGGTCTTTCAGCAGTTTAACTTATATCCGCACAAGACAGCGCTTGGCAACGTGATCGAATCGCTGTTATCTGTGAAGAAAATGAAAAAAGAAGAAGCCGTACAGATCGGCGAACGACTGCTGGATCGGGTTGGACTGTTGGCGAAGAAGGATGAATATCCCTCGAGGCTGTCCGGCGGCCAGCAGCAGCGGGTGGCAATTGCCCGAGCATTAGCCATGGAGCCGGCGATCATGCTGTTTGACGAGCCTACTTCAGCTCTTGATCCCGAGCTTGTCGGAGAGGTGCTGGAAGTTATGCGCCAGCTGGCCCGGGATGGGATGACGATGGTCATCGTCACTCATGAAATGAAATTTGCCCGTCAGGTCGCCAATCGGATCGTGTTTATGGATGGCGGTGTAATTGTGGAATCGCAGGAACCGGAAGTTTTTTTTCAGAATACGGAGTCCGAAAGAGCTCGTAAGTTTATCAATCAACTTCAGGAGCATTAA
- a CDS encoding amino acid ABC transporter permease, producing the protein MNLVWDNLPFLLKGAYYTLLVTVVSMFFGLIIGLVVAIARLKGNWLVRGIARVYVSVIRGTPLLVQIFIVYYGVVDYGITLGPLTAAYVALSINVGAYLSETFRGAIQSIPKGQTEAAYATGMTGWMTMRRIILPQAARVAIAPMGNTFIGMLKETALVSAITVTELLRSAQLLIAQYYVYMPFFVGIAAMYWIMSTVFSAILNAVEKQLSKVY; encoded by the coding sequence ATGAATCTGGTATGGGATAACCTTCCTTTCTTGCTGAAAGGTGCTTATTACACGCTGCTTGTTACGGTTGTATCCATGTTTTTCGGACTGATCATCGGTTTGGTGGTTGCGATTGCGCGACTAAAAGGGAATTGGCTGGTTCGCGGAATTGCCCGCGTATATGTGTCGGTTATTCGAGGTACGCCGCTTCTTGTCCAAATTTTTATCGTTTATTACGGGGTTGTAGATTACGGAATTACGCTGGGTCCGCTGACAGCCGCTTATGTGGCATTGAGCATCAACGTGGGCGCCTATCTGTCTGAAACGTTCAGAGGGGCGATTCAGTCAATTCCGAAGGGCCAGACGGAAGCCGCTTATGCGACGGGCATGACGGGCTGGATGACGATGAGAAGAATCATTCTGCCGCAAGCAGCTCGGGTGGCCATTGCGCCTATGGGTAATACTTTTATCGGAATGCTTAAAGAGACGGCGCTGGTGTCGGCCATTACGGTCACCGAGTTGCTGCGTTCAGCGCAGCTGCTGATCGCTCAATATTATGTCTATATGCCTTTTTTCGTTGGGATCGCCGCCATGTATTGGATCATGAGCACTGTGTTTTCGGCCATTCTGAATGCGGTGGAGAAGCAGTTGTCCAAAGTATATTGA
- a CDS encoding transporter substrate-binding domain-containing protein yields the protein MKSKKSRNMLFLTLSAVLLVVLALTGCGSNNNGNNAPSSAPSNNAANGGSSANTGSDLLNEIKTAGVIKVGLMGTYAPYNFLNENKEIDGFDADVAKEVAKRLGVKVEFAPQEFSGLIPSLQAGKIDAIISQVTITDERKQQIDFTQPYITNEVKIIVKEDNDSITKLEDFKGKNIGVGLGTNDESYLRNDVLPQVGNFEIKTYDDVITSLQDLNAGRIDATINNLYALKPIVDKNGYKIKAVGDAIKSDQAGIAIRKNNPEFLAALDQALTDMKADGTYNTIFQKWFGEEPPAE from the coding sequence CTGAAAAGTAAGAAATCCAGAAATATGCTGTTTCTAACATTATCCGCCGTATTGCTCGTAGTTCTGGCATTGACTGGCTGCGGTTCTAACAATAACGGCAATAACGCGCCAAGCTCGGCTCCTTCCAACAATGCGGCGAACGGAGGAAGCTCCGCAAATACCGGAAGTGATTTATTGAACGAAATTAAAACAGCAGGTGTGATAAAGGTAGGGCTTATGGGGACTTACGCTCCTTACAATTTCCTGAATGAAAACAAGGAAATCGATGGTTTTGATGCTGACGTTGCGAAAGAAGTAGCCAAACGGCTCGGCGTTAAAGTCGAGTTTGCTCCGCAGGAATTCTCTGGACTGATTCCTAGTCTGCAGGCTGGAAAAATCGATGCCATTATCAGCCAGGTTACGATTACTGACGAACGCAAGCAGCAAATTGATTTTACCCAGCCGTATATTACGAACGAAGTTAAAATCATCGTAAAAGAGGATAATGACTCGATCACGAAGCTGGAAGACTTTAAAGGGAAAAATATCGGCGTGGGACTCGGCACAAACGATGAATCCTATCTCCGGAATGACGTGCTGCCGCAGGTTGGCAACTTCGAGATCAAAACCTATGACGATGTGATTACTTCCCTGCAGGATTTGAATGCGGGACGGATCGATGCCACCATCAATAACTTGTACGCCTTGAAACCCATTGTCGACAAAAACGGCTATAAAATTAAAGCGGTGGGCGATGCGATCAAATCCGACCAAGCGGGTATCGCGATCCGCAAAAATAACCCGGAATTCCTGGCCGCTCTGGATCAGGCTTTGACCGATATGAAAGCGGATGGCACCTATAACACTATCTTCCAAAAATGGTTTGGCGAAGAGCCGCCGGCAGAATAA
- a CDS encoding TetR/AcrR family transcriptional regulator, producing MWGGNRLSGEKEAQINSDRREHILQIAMKRFAKDGYHATKISDIVAEAGVAQGTFYWYFKSKEAIALEIVKEGREKLLDVIRHGYRREAGSVQDMVHASEALLESLFRFAESNRYLIELIFGRGEGVETIRHAIRETRAAMENSFLLNIRRAIELGMLPASIDAEFRATMIMSLIEGVISRWLLGFAPPGSGIESKTAQQLAAETARFEFFGLLGV from the coding sequence ATGTGGGGTGGGAACAGATTGAGCGGAGAGAAAGAAGCCCAAATCAACAGTGATCGCAGAGAGCATATTCTGCAAATTGCCATGAAGCGATTTGCCAAGGATGGCTATCATGCAACAAAAATTTCCGATATTGTCGCTGAGGCGGGTGTGGCTCAAGGGACGTTCTACTGGTACTTCAAAAGCAAAGAAGCGATTGCGCTGGAAATTGTGAAGGAAGGCCGGGAAAAATTGCTTGACGTCATCCGTCATGGATACCGACGGGAAGCAGGATCGGTGCAGGACATGGTACATGCCTCCGAAGCTCTGCTGGAAAGTCTGTTTCGGTTTGCCGAATCCAACCGGTATTTAATAGAGCTTATTTTCGGCAGAGGTGAAGGGGTTGAAACGATTCGCCATGCGATCCGGGAAACGAGAGCAGCTATGGAGAACTCTTTTCTTCTTAACATTCGCAGGGCGATTGAGTTAGGCATGCTCCCGGCTTCCATCGATGCTGAATTCCGTGCCACGATGATTATGAGCTTGATCGAAGGCGTCATTTCACGTTGGTTGCTCGGGTTCGCGCCGCCAGGCAGCGGGATCGAATCCAAAACGGCTCAGCAGCTTGCCGCGGAGACGGCCAGATTCGAATTTTTTGGTTTGCTTGGTGTTTAG
- the sigK gene encoding RNA polymerase sporulation sigma factor SigK, whose protein sequence is MPGLFTAIALFIKQLTLLVSYVKNNAFPQPLTEEEEAKHLQRMAEGDAVSRNILIEHNLRLVAHIVKKFDNTGEDLEDLISIGTIGLIKAIESFRPNKGTKLATFAARCIENEILMHLRSLKKTRKDVSLHDPIGTDKEGNEITLIDILGTEADDVVDRVQLKMEKSKIYRNLDILDAREQEVIKGRFGLEHGGEERTQREIAKELGISRSYVSRIEKRALMKLYHEFYKKK, encoded by the coding sequence TTGCCCGGATTGTTTACCGCAATTGCTTTATTCATTAAACAGCTGACTTTGCTCGTATCGTATGTCAAAAATAATGCGTTTCCGCAGCCCCTGACCGAGGAAGAGGAAGCGAAGCATCTGCAGCGCATGGCGGAAGGGGACGCGGTGTCCCGCAATATCCTGATCGAGCATAACCTGCGGCTGGTGGCGCATATCGTCAAGAAATTCGATAACACCGGCGAGGATCTCGAGGACCTCATCTCCATCGGCACGATTGGTCTAATCAAGGCGATCGAGAGCTTCCGACCGAATAAAGGGACGAAGCTTGCGACCTTTGCGGCCCGTTGTATCGAGAACGAAATCCTGATGCATTTACGTTCGCTCAAGAAAACACGCAAGGACGTCTCTTTGCATGATCCAATCGGAACCGACAAGGAAGGAAATGAAATCACCCTCATTGATATTTTGGGGACGGAAGCGGATGATGTGGTGGACCGGGTGCAGCTCAAAATGGAAAAGAGCAAAATTTACCGCAACCTGGACATCCTGGACGCGCGGGAGCAGGAAGTCATCAAAGGGCGTTTCGGGCTGGAGCATGGGGGAGAAGAACGGACCCAGCGCGAAATCGCCAAGGAGCTCGGCATCAGCCGCAGCTATGTGTCACGAATTGAGAAGCGAGCGCTCATGAAGCTGTATCATGAGTTTTATAAGAAGAAATAA
- a CDS encoding NAD(P)H-dependent oxidoreductase, producing the protein MMGFMMSFSRSSWRTRSPSILKTWLDEVLTQGWAYGRNGGDKLHDGHFIFSTDN; encoded by the coding sequence ATGATGGGGTTCATGATGTCGTTTTCCCGTAGCTCCTGGAGAACACGAAGTCCGTCCATTCTCAAAACTTGGCTTGATGAAGTGCTGACACAAGGCTGGGCATATGGCAGGAACGGGGGAGATAAGCTACATGATGGTCATTTTATATTTTCCACCGATAATTGA
- a CDS encoding response regulator transcription factor: protein MNPIILLTARGETEDKIHGLDCGADDYLSKPFQTDELLACLRALGRRGTILHKDGLLTCGDLSLDPLAHTLRCGSDEVQLPPKESQMLELLMCRKNLVTSKDMLIENLLRSQYSCQFEYVIDGVIILDFNRLVVQIDLRSSL, encoded by the coding sequence ATGAACCCCATCATTTTGCTCACGGCGAGAGGAGAAACCGAGGACAAAATTCATGGTCTCGATTGCGGAGCCGATGATTATTTGTCCAAGCCGTTCCAAACGGATGAACTGCTAGCCTGTTTGCGAGCGCTTGGCCGCCGAGGAACGATATTGCATAAGGATGGACTTTTGACATGCGGCGACTTAAGCCTTGATCCGCTCGCTCATACGCTCCGATGCGGTTCTGACGAAGTCCAACTTCCTCCTAAGGAATCACAGATGTTGGAGCTGCTCATGTGCAGGAAGAACCTGGTCACATCGAAAGACATGCTGATCGAAAACTTGCTCCGGAGTCAATATTCCTGCCAATTCGAGTATGTCATCGATGGAGTAATCATCCTCGACTTCAATCGTTTGGTTGTCCAAATTGATTTGCGAAGCAGCCTTTAA
- a CDS encoding SOS response-associated peptidase: MCQRFSMAAELPEVQEHFQIGRVMCYYKNRFNISPTQPTPVVLQQDGERVLDEFRWGLVPYWGKDAVNADLRNVHQNPTYRRLISTQRCVIPCNGFYYWKKDGKKEYPVRVVLKNRGIFGVAGLYEIWRDTRGEPLRTCTLVMTEANPLIGEFESRMPAILSPGDMTRWLDEEINDLDALDPILRPHAAEEMQAYPVTPLIDNNRYDSDECIREMDLELAWVKR; encoded by the coding sequence ATGTGTCAACGGTTTTCCATGGCGGCCGAGCTGCCGGAGGTTCAGGAGCATTTTCAGATCGGACGAGTCATGTGTTATTATAAAAACCGCTTTAACATCAGCCCCACACAACCCACGCCGGTAGTGCTTCAGCAGGACGGGGAGCGGGTACTCGACGAGTTCCGCTGGGGGCTCGTTCCTTATTGGGGAAAAGATGCGGTGAATGCCGATCTGCGAAACGTCCACCAAAATCCGACGTACCGTCGGCTCATCAGCACACAGCGTTGCGTGATCCCCTGCAATGGCTTTTATTATTGGAAGAAGGACGGCAAGAAGGAATACCCCGTGCGCGTAGTGCTGAAAAACCGCGGCATCTTTGGTGTCGCCGGCCTGTACGAAATTTGGCGGGATACACGCGGCGAGCCGCTCCGCACCTGTACCCTCGTCATGACGGAGGCTAATCCATTGATCGGGGAGTTCGAGAGCCGGATGCCGGCGATTTTGTCCCCTGGGGACATGACCCGGTGGCTTGATGAAGAAATTAATGATCTCGACGCGCTGGACCCGATCCTGCGACCGCATGCAGCGGAGGAGATGCAGGCCTACCCTGTAACGCCGCTGATCGACAACAACCGGTATGATTCCGATGAATGCATCCGGGAGATGGATTTAGAGTTAGCTTGGGTGAAGCGTTAA
- a CDS encoding DUF488 family protein, N3 subclade produces MERYADFSASYLRELNSSPECAVLADRIREIARERPVTLLYAAKDPVYNHANVLRRWLIE; encoded by the coding sequence ATGGAGCGGTATGCGGATTTTAGCGCCAGCTATCTGCGGGAATTGAACAGCAGCCCGGAATGCGCCGTGCTGGCGGACCGCATCCGCGAAATCGCGCGCGAACGCCCGGTCACCTTGCTGTATGCCGCCAAGGACCCGGTGTATAATCACGCGAACGTGCTGCGGCGTTGGCTCATAGAGTGA
- a CDS encoding PfkB family carbohydrate kinase, protein MRAETKIRADAFGDDLLAALRKEGIDVSGVKRLADTATGVASIYVADGDNSILVVPGANDQVTPADIDQHLDKLKEADIVLLQLEIPVETVFYAARIAKSLGKKVILNPAPARELPQELYGCIDYMTPNRTELGRYAGMGADTSDTNSDFLRLAMRRLKELLPRVRSCAKNSHTGWSGMRILAPAICGN, encoded by the coding sequence TTGAGGGCAGAAACTAAGATAAGGGCGGATGCCTTTGGTGACGATTTGCTGGCCGCCCTGCGCAAGGAAGGCATTGATGTCAGCGGCGTCAAGCGGCTGGCCGATACGGCAACGGGCGTTGCTTCGATTTACGTCGCTGATGGTGACAACAGTATCCTGGTTGTTCCCGGGGCCAATGACCAGGTGACTCCGGCGGATATCGATCAGCACCTGGACAAGCTGAAGGAGGCCGATATCGTGCTGCTCCAGCTGGAAATCCCGGTGGAAACGGTGTTCTACGCAGCGCGGATCGCTAAATCGCTGGGCAAGAAGGTGATTTTGAACCCCGCCCCGGCTCGGGAACTTCCGCAGGAGCTTTATGGCTGCATCGACTACATGACGCCGAATCGCACGGAGCTGGGGCGGTACGCCGGGATGGGGGCGGACACGTCAGACACGAACAGTGACTTCCTCCGCCTGGCGATGCGGCGGCTGAAGGAACTATTGCCCCGAGTCCGGAGCTGCGCAAAGAATTCGCACACCGGATGGAGCGGTATGCGGATTTTAGCGCCAGCTATCTGCGGGAATTGA
- a CDS encoding PIG-L deacetylase family protein: MEMDKPQHILAIGGHAGDMDLTAGAVIAKYVQAGHKATFLHLTPGEKGHPKLSPDDYAKQKIEEAHRFAEIVGADVRFLAYKDAELPVDEEVKYQVADVIREVKPTLLITHWKGSMHKDHANTHYIVEDARFYAALKTIERALPNHYSGPLYYTDNWEDPYDFQPEVFVDIPEEAYETWVKAMNVYAYARGETSGFPFIEYYKALTIVRGAPVGFKRAQAFMVPRGALNKRVQFL; encoded by the coding sequence ATGGAAATGGATAAACCACAACATATATTGGCCATCGGCGGGCATGCCGGAGATATGGATTTAACAGCGGGGGCCGTTATCGCAAAATACGTACAGGCGGGACATAAAGCGACTTTCCTGCACTTGACGCCAGGAGAGAAGGGGCATCCCAAGCTGTCCCCGGACGATTATGCGAAGCAAAAAATCGAAGAGGCGCACAGATTCGCCGAGATCGTTGGGGCGGACGTACGGTTTCTCGCCTATAAGGATGCGGAGCTGCCGGTCGACGAAGAGGTTAAATACCAGGTTGCAGACGTGATTCGCGAAGTGAAGCCCACGCTGCTCATCACGCACTGGAAAGGCTCGATGCATAAGGATCATGCGAACACGCACTACATCGTTGAGGATGCCCGGTTCTATGCGGCGCTGAAAACGATAGAGCGGGCGCTGCCGAATCACTACTCCGGCCCGCTCTATTATACCGACAACTGGGAGGACCCGTATGACTTCCAGCCAGAGGTGTTCGTGGATATCCCGGAAGAAGCCTATGAAACCTGGGTAAAAGCGATGAACGTGTACGCCTATGCGCGCGGTGAAACGTCCGGCTTCCCCTTCATCGAATACTACAAAGCGCTGACCATTGTGCGCGGAGCACCGGTCGGGTTCAAGCGGGCCCAGGCGTTTATGGTTCCGCGCGGTGCTTTAAATAAGCGGGTGCAGTTTTTATAG
- a CDS encoding carbohydrate ABC transporter permease yields MRRRKKPWVSFTIIVIGSIAMLFPFLDMIFSSFKGPAEYNSLYYRFLPETFQFGNYKLAFESLNIALLFKNSLLKSVITTVLVLLTSSMAAYALTKLRFRGRDGIFRFILSTMMIPSFLFFIPNFYIMTHFPLVGGNDLFGNGGVGGMTTSILSLILPFAVSAYGIFLMRQFIMTINNAYLEAARIDGASEFRIYFRLIMPMTGPALATLAIFEFIGQWNEFIWALIINSVNPELAVLPVGVQMLKDHLDPTLTQPLLMAGLVISTVPILIVFIILQKYYVRGMMNSGLKE; encoded by the coding sequence ATGCGACGGAGAAAAAAGCCTTGGGTTTCCTTTACAATCATCGTCATCGGCTCCATCGCGATGCTGTTCCCTTTCCTGGATATGATCTTTAGCTCGTTTAAGGGGCCGGCGGAGTATAACAGCCTGTACTACCGCTTTTTGCCGGAGACGTTCCAGTTTGGCAACTATAAATTGGCGTTTGAATCTCTGAACATCGCTTTGTTGTTCAAAAACAGCCTGCTCAAATCCGTCATCACCACCGTTTTGGTGCTGCTGACAAGCTCGATGGCGGCGTACGCACTCACGAAGCTGCGGTTTCGCGGACGGGATGGGATCTTTCGGTTTATTTTGTCGACGATGATGATTCCGAGCTTTCTGTTCTTTATCCCGAACTTTTATATTATGACGCATTTTCCATTGGTAGGCGGTAATGATCTCTTTGGCAACGGGGGCGTAGGCGGGATGACGACGTCGATCCTGTCCTTGATTCTCCCCTTTGCGGTTAGCGCGTACGGCATATTCCTGATGCGGCAGTTCATTATGACGATCAACAACGCGTACCTGGAAGCCGCTCGTATTGACGGTGCATCGGAGTTCCGTATTTATTTCCGGCTCATTATGCCGATGACCGGGCCTGCGTTAGCCACTCTGGCGATCTTTGAATTTATTGGGCAGTGGAACGAGTTCATTTGGGCATTGATCATTAACTCAGTAAATCCCGAGCTGGCGGTCTTGCCCGTTGGGGTGCAAATGCTGAAGGACCACCTGGATCCGACGTTGACCCAACCGCTTCTGATGGCAGGACTTGTCATCTCGACGGTGCCGATCCTCATCGTGTTTATCATTCTGCAAAAATATTACGTCCGCGGCATGATGAACTCTGGGTTGAAAGAATAG